A portion of the Desulfovibrio sp. Huiquan2017 genome contains these proteins:
- a CDS encoding CDP-glycerol glycerophosphotransferase family protein, which translates to MQYRAVRAKGWSQELVIDKFDTERELLRVRYEFCGNPPDERILWGDDEQAPVYAKNRTAHVERDFTVFERILWLALPSHEDTQLRLFVAGQETSLHHTGAEIRAAFTPAPLEDTGFPPDVRALRRLATSPGMREKFKNAWMFIDKDTEADDNAEHLYRWVQRNHPEINAWFVLSESSHDWPRLEEEGFRLIPHGSVEHGALFLTCAKLISSQMDRYIFTPLEEQYYSDFPKPKFICLPHGVTKDDVSRWFNSIPFDLFIAATHAETASITNDGPYLMSNKEVRLCGFPRYDKWLEPTETTNQIFVMPTWRADLVGAWDGKGQRRERNPNFYSSNFVKMWADFFGDPQLKALLQTYGYRIVFFSHPGFEDYVEDMPFPDFVEKRSKRHGSIIKVMQQSKIMITDFSSVAYDMAYMEKPVLYYQYERKADFVHSQIWKSGYINYETMGFGPVCQNKASLFAELEKTLEGGCAVAQRYIDRVKQTFAYHDQGCCQRAFEAIMLDSNPEKEGKRHV; encoded by the coding sequence ATGCAATACCGCGCAGTACGGGCAAAAGGCTGGAGCCAGGAGCTTGTGATCGACAAGTTTGATACGGAACGGGAACTGCTTCGGGTGCGCTATGAGTTCTGTGGCAACCCGCCGGACGAGCGAATCCTCTGGGGTGACGACGAACAGGCGCCCGTCTATGCCAAGAACCGCACCGCCCACGTGGAAAGGGACTTTACGGTTTTTGAGCGCATTCTCTGGCTTGCCCTGCCATCCCACGAAGACACGCAACTGCGCCTGTTTGTGGCCGGGCAGGAAACCTCCCTGCACCACACTGGAGCTGAAATTCGCGCGGCCTTCACCCCCGCCCCGCTTGAAGACACGGGCTTCCCACCGGACGTGCGCGCTCTCCGCCGTCTCGCGACTTCGCCTGGCATGCGGGAAAAATTCAAGAATGCCTGGATGTTCATAGACAAAGACACCGAGGCCGATGACAACGCGGAACACCTATACCGCTGGGTGCAACGCAATCATCCGGAAATCAACGCATGGTTTGTACTCAGTGAATCCTCACACGATTGGCCTCGGCTGGAAGAGGAAGGTTTCCGACTCATTCCCCATGGCAGCGTGGAGCACGGGGCACTCTTCCTGACCTGCGCCAAGTTGATTTCCAGCCAGATGGACCGATATATCTTTACGCCTCTTGAGGAGCAATATTACAGCGATTTCCCCAAGCCGAAATTTATTTGCCTGCCGCATGGAGTGACCAAGGACGATGTGTCGCGCTGGTTTAATAGTATTCCTTTTGATTTATTCATAGCCGCCACCCACGCAGAGACGGCCTCCATCACCAATGACGGTCCCTACCTCATGTCAAACAAAGAAGTGCGCCTCTGTGGATTCCCCCGCTATGACAAATGGCTGGAGCCGACCGAGACAACAAATCAGATCTTCGTCATGCCGACATGGAGGGCAGACCTTGTCGGTGCTTGGGACGGCAAGGGACAACGGCGCGAACGCAACCCCAATTTCTATTCCTCGAACTTTGTAAAGATGTGGGCGGACTTCTTTGGGGATCCGCAACTCAAAGCACTTTTGCAAACATATGGGTATAGGATAGTTTTCTTCTCGCACCCGGGTTTTGAAGACTATGTCGAGGACATGCCGTTCCCCGATTTTGTAGAGAAACGCTCCAAGCGTCATGGTTCCATTATAAAAGTGATGCAACAATCCAAAATCATGATAACAGACTTCTCTTCTGTTGCGTACGACATGGCCTACATGGAAAAACCGGTTTTGTATTACCAGTACGAAAGAAAGGCGGACTTTGTTCACAGTCAAATCTGGAAGAGTGGCTACATTAATTATGAAACCATGGGGTTCGGCCCTGTCTGTCAAAACAAGGCAAGCCTTTTTGCGGAATTGGAAAAGACATTGGAAGGAGGATGCGCAGTGGCACAACGCTACATTGATCGCGTAAAACAAACCTTTGCCTACCACGATCAAGGGTGTTGTCAACGCGCTTTTGAAGCTATCATGCTGGATTCCAATCCAGAGAAAGAAGGGAAACGCCATGTCTAA
- a CDS encoding glycosyltransferase produces MSKKSVLRDLFRLLRELDQNLLDLRLKALPQPALLMLLERRTELHTAMRLSAKKLYQRKHRAEERGWKEPLQNAKQSLAALHPIFKRMCAIHKDVNADLSTADACIHYKDLPVMVQVLKQRLRALGADTEKKMGALSPEQVFKDKIDGINGITRQIGQLTNVINKLNQWADAKIADHCAEFSAIFTQLETDPVLADVHRDVVIALRGIAYKSIAASGLFDEPFYLSQLPDGGKDIRDGLKNYLMQTHDAPPCRFFSDTYYRQQSSFVEKLRYYPLEHFARYGELMRLSPGPELDMLFYLKSNEDVLNAGVSPYRHFVHHGVAEGRPPSAHAGDFLSREYMDSTAGRLAFVGDPENEERLAWEVLRSRCQERENGHVVSFPVAQWDDHEDSFDGVVVGASALSALDGTRLSALARSGASLVYLGGNPQEDLRELLAQSTFPLTKVCAITNNYERFLRWQESEVPLRLLYYPFKNMEDSRPLADAVLSRLGRREEAVLRRFVEPAKNDDGGPKPVISVVSIIYKKPDEMLAFLESINRQDIARPYEVVLVDDASPDDTVDRVNAWLKGKRDSGLLNCHMDVRILCNETNSGNCISRNKGIEAARAEIVLVADGDMAFGSSNLSEHARAYRFGDCDAVLGFFRFDLNKEFIFDWLAACEIDHEIINKKLLNLKSLLTAYGNLQFLGHGVFNYVTRNLSFRKGVIKEEYFDPDFSYSTKPDSGYGGEDQEFGAKVYLAGGKTRFAERAIAIHTRHADNSYNDSKVLANLRNWEKLLAKHPDLALVDRQFYQGNTAELLDRVSSRREAPEYIAAHARYTAPERANIQIRPSRPLRILTYKWHAAHQYELFKMGRHSFTLATNIGTRHCNRWEYDQRPLPRNVRFAPLEAINPNEYDLAILPFDEHVLYPEHCGMHLPEWGNAFLTMLEATKGIPQVALCHGSPQIYEDEATADAGHTRGEVITGSREALRELLGDVHVVCNSHQAQREWNFANSSVIWHGFSPTEFPPGRHDRLAALTLSRKAFDSLPIKRGAAYLDHISASVGADKIAFSQSPPPHPGYEMQTQEWALAKFQNYTAYIGEFAAYLNTTVGAPMPRSRGEAMMTGTVPVSLRNHDVDMFIQNGVNGFYGDSAEELAEQLAWLLSHEKERRTMCRQARLTAMDIFNIDRYLSAWSDLATQMV; encoded by the coding sequence ATGTCTAAAAAGAGCGTCCTTCGAGACCTATTCCGCCTGTTGCGCGAACTCGACCAAAACCTCTTGGATCTTCGCCTCAAGGCTCTCCCTCAGCCTGCATTGCTTATGCTTTTGGAAAGGCGCACCGAGCTGCACACGGCTATGCGGCTGAGTGCGAAAAAACTATACCAGCGCAAGCATCGAGCCGAAGAAAGGGGATGGAAGGAACCGTTACAGAACGCGAAACAATCCCTCGCGGCGTTGCACCCCATATTCAAGCGGATGTGCGCTATCCACAAAGACGTCAATGCGGATTTATCCACCGCCGACGCGTGCATCCACTACAAAGACCTACCCGTGATGGTACAGGTTCTTAAGCAGCGTCTGCGGGCACTGGGGGCCGACACAGAGAAGAAAATGGGGGCATTGTCTCCTGAACAGGTATTCAAGGATAAAATTGACGGGATCAATGGCATTACGCGCCAGATTGGGCAACTGACGAATGTCATCAACAAGCTGAACCAATGGGCTGATGCGAAAATCGCAGATCACTGCGCAGAGTTTTCAGCCATTTTTACGCAGCTTGAGACCGACCCAGTCTTGGCGGATGTCCACAGGGATGTCGTGATTGCACTGCGCGGCATAGCCTACAAGAGCATTGCCGCTTCCGGACTTTTTGACGAGCCGTTTTATCTGTCGCAACTCCCGGATGGCGGCAAGGATATTCGGGATGGTCTGAAAAACTACCTGATGCAGACACATGACGCTCCGCCCTGTCGTTTCTTCAGCGATACATACTATAGGCAACAATCCAGCTTTGTGGAAAAGCTCCGCTATTACCCGCTTGAACACTTTGCACGGTATGGCGAACTCATGCGACTGAGCCCCGGGCCGGAGCTGGATATGCTTTTCTACTTGAAAAGCAATGAAGATGTCCTCAATGCGGGTGTTTCTCCTTATCGCCACTTTGTGCACCATGGCGTGGCCGAAGGACGACCGCCGTCTGCGCATGCCGGTGACTTTCTCAGCAGAGAATATATGGACAGCACAGCCGGACGGCTGGCCTTTGTGGGCGACCCCGAAAACGAAGAGCGGTTGGCGTGGGAGGTACTGCGTTCGCGGTGCCAGGAAAGGGAAAACGGACACGTCGTTTCTTTTCCTGTTGCGCAATGGGACGACCATGAAGACAGCTTCGACGGCGTCGTGGTCGGGGCTTCAGCTCTCTCCGCTCTGGACGGAACACGCTTGTCCGCCCTTGCCCGGAGCGGGGCATCTCTGGTTTATCTTGGCGGCAACCCACAAGAAGATCTGCGAGAACTCCTCGCCCAAAGCACCTTCCCTTTGACCAAAGTATGCGCCATCACGAATAACTATGAACGGTTCCTGCGCTGGCAGGAAAGCGAAGTGCCGCTCAGGCTTCTCTACTATCCGTTTAAGAACATGGAGGACTCCCGCCCGCTGGCCGACGCGGTGCTCTCCAGACTTGGACGTAGGGAAGAGGCTGTTTTGCGCCGCTTTGTAGAACCGGCCAAAAACGATGACGGCGGACCCAAGCCAGTCATCAGCGTAGTGAGCATCATTTATAAAAAACCGGACGAAATGTTGGCTTTCCTGGAATCCATCAACAGGCAAGACATCGCCCGCCCCTATGAAGTCGTTTTGGTAGACGACGCCTCTCCCGATGACACCGTTGACCGGGTAAACGCCTGGTTGAAGGGGAAACGGGACTCCGGGCTGCTTAATTGTCATATGGATGTCCGCATTCTTTGCAACGAAACCAACTCTGGCAACTGCATTTCACGAAATAAAGGCATTGAGGCCGCGCGAGCCGAAATAGTGCTTGTGGCGGATGGTGATATGGCCTTTGGCTCCTCCAATCTGAGTGAGCATGCCAGGGCTTACCGGTTTGGCGATTGCGATGCCGTACTCGGTTTTTTCCGTTTTGACTTGAACAAGGAATTCATCTTCGACTGGCTTGCCGCCTGTGAAATCGATCATGAAATCATCAATAAGAAGTTGTTAAACCTCAAGAGCCTGCTGACGGCTTATGGCAATCTGCAATTTCTTGGGCATGGTGTTTTCAATTATGTAACGCGAAATCTTTCATTTAGAAAAGGGGTCATCAAAGAAGAGTATTTCGATCCCGATTTCAGCTACTCCACCAAACCGGACTCCGGCTATGGAGGAGAGGATCAGGAATTCGGGGCCAAGGTATACCTCGCGGGGGGCAAGACCCGTTTCGCCGAGCGCGCAATAGCCATTCATACCCGGCATGCGGATAATTCTTACAATGACAGCAAAGTGCTGGCGAATCTGCGAAACTGGGAGAAGCTTTTGGCCAAGCACCCCGACTTGGCTTTGGTGGATCGCCAGTTCTATCAAGGCAACACGGCCGAGCTGCTGGACAGGGTCTCATCAAGACGGGAAGCGCCGGAGTACATCGCGGCCCACGCCCGCTATACCGCCCCGGAGAGAGCAAATATACAGATCCGCCCCTCCAGGCCGCTCAGGATTTTGACATATAAGTGGCATGCCGCACACCAATATGAACTATTCAAAATGGGGCGACACTCCTTTACCCTGGCAACCAATATCGGGACACGGCATTGCAACAGATGGGAATACGATCAACGCCCCCTGCCCCGCAACGTCAGGTTCGCCCCTCTTGAGGCCATCAATCCGAACGAATACGACCTGGCTATCCTGCCCTTTGATGAGCACGTACTTTACCCTGAACATTGCGGCATGCATTTGCCGGAATGGGGTAATGCGTTCTTGACCATGCTGGAAGCGACAAAGGGCATCCCACAGGTCGCGCTGTGCCACGGCTCGCCTCAGATATATGAGGACGAAGCGACCGCGGACGCCGGTCACACCCGAGGGGAGGTGATCACAGGCAGTCGCGAGGCTCTGCGGGAGCTGCTCGGCGATGTCCATGTGGTCTGCAACTCGCATCAGGCCCAGCGGGAATGGAATTTCGCCAATTCATCCGTCATTTGGCATGGCTTTTCTCCCACGGAATTCCCTCCGGGGAGACATGACCGCCTCGCAGCCTTGACATTGTCCAGGAAGGCCTTCGATTCGTTGCCGATCAAACGCGGGGCCGCCTACCTGGACCACATCTCCGCATCGGTTGGGGCCGACAAGATCGCTTTTTCGCAGTCCCCCCCTCCTCATCCCGGCTACGAGATGCAAACACAGGAGTGGGCGCTGGCGAAATTTCAAAATTATACGGCATACATTGGAGAATTTGCCGCCTACCTCAACACAACCGTAGGCGCTCCCATGCCGCGCTCACGCGGTGAGGCGATGATGACCGGAACCGTTCCCGTTTCATTGCGCAACCATGATGTAGACATGTTCATCCAGAACGGAGTGAACGGTTTTTACGGCGACAGCGCCGAGGAGCTTGCGGAACAACTTGCCTGGTTGCTGAGCCATGAGAAAGAACGGCGAACAATGTGCCGCCAGGCACGGCTGACCGCCATGGATATATTTAATATAGACAGATACCTTTCAGCGTGGAGCGATTTGGCTACGCAGATGGTATAA
- a CDS encoding methyltransferase domain-containing protein: MGKYPLPPVFDHRYYASRNPNVANLSFEDACRHFLTIGKKRGCLGSPIADHRLFIAWIAGLGCERILEIGPGVNPSFNGDNVFYFDVREGDEFHNYARGKGVEDMQSLPSIDYYAEDGSLRGIDKKFDLIFSSHCIEHVCDIVTHINEVEHILEDDGIYCLVVPDKRYCFDHFRRTSSIGDIVDRHFATDTKYHPLQVFIDGLFMAHNDSGRHWRRDHGEANIDAGAIPAAIDRWKASNGRDPGMHAWTFTDDSFLQIFNLLYVSGMTRLKPVRVYNTPKDTFSFCAILQREPSAMQGENR; the protein is encoded by the coding sequence ATGGGCAAGTATCCGCTTCCCCCAGTTTTCGACCACCGATACTATGCGTCTCGCAACCCCAATGTCGCCAACCTCTCTTTTGAGGATGCCTGCCGCCATTTTTTGACAATAGGGAAAAAGAGGGGTTGCCTCGGTTCACCGATAGCGGATCATCGCTTGTTTATTGCCTGGATTGCCGGGCTTGGATGTGAACGGATCCTGGAGATTGGACCGGGTGTGAATCCATCATTCAACGGAGACAATGTATTTTACTTTGACGTCCGGGAAGGCGATGAGTTCCACAACTATGCGCGCGGAAAAGGTGTAGAGGACATGCAGTCGCTTCCAAGCATAGACTATTATGCGGAAGACGGCTCGCTCCGTGGGATCGACAAGAAATTCGATCTCATCTTTTCCTCACACTGCATTGAACACGTCTGCGACATTGTCACGCACATCAATGAAGTCGAACACATACTTGAGGATGATGGCATCTACTGCCTCGTCGTCCCCGACAAAAGATATTGTTTTGACCATTTCCGCCGCACCTCTTCCATCGGCGACATAGTTGATAGACATTTCGCCACTGACACCAAATACCATCCGTTGCAAGTGTTCATCGACGGGCTTTTCATGGCGCACAATGATTCCGGAAGGCACTGGCGAAGAGACCACGGCGAGGCCAACATCGACGCCGGCGCCATTCCAGCCGCCATTGATCGCTGGAAAGCCTCCAACGGAAGAGACCCCGGAATGCATGCGTGGACATTTACCGACGACTCATTCCTACAGATCTTCAACCTTCTCTACGTATCCGGAATGACGCGACTGAAGCCTGTCCGCGTATACAATACGCCAAAAGACACGTTTTCATTTTGCGCTATCTTGCAGCGGGAGCCGAGCGCGATGCAGGGAGAAAACCGATGA
- a CDS encoding methyltransferase domain-containing protein, protein MRAILKDFEDKFGRKPRVLILADVPGWAYDINSKGIQKALADDFEIEIAYLHHGEAPDPRPDYFDIYHICCWVDIVDHWHIDPRRIVKEVSSHRWEDPGQWGPLTTKQFCEKYLADSGVITAVSKRLHESVGKIRPVLLAPNGVSGFFEPGPPKTGDLTFGWAGNANDPCKGLRDILQPASYRLINLNIAPGNVAHEEMRQFYQKTDVLCVASTKEGEPLPLLEGMRCGCFPICTDVGIVPELIRHEENGLIVERTPEAFRKAFKWCLEHPERIRAASEANSELIRKTRSWDRLKGAWRRAWCEALRYHTQNKSTEGTGVVPDLPTDAVKQMPKKKKNISLITRFYKTLAWIDAHSLASGGIAVSSAHKTPYPEVTGYYIPTLIAWGEREKAIQFGQWLLSIQREDGSFPGPDDHAPYVFDTGQIVRGLLELTRQGLLDCTDALEKACGWITHFIEESGEIRCPDLSQWGTGAVPAGVLLYALEPVRRATELLRRQDMIAAVDRCVAHFLRSPDLVDFTCLSHFHAYILEGLFDLGYEDLCRKGMEKALSRQLPDGGLPAYRDVSWVCSTGMFQYAGLLYKMGRKEEADRYFAYMASLQNPTGGWFGSYGAGKTYFPDAEISWASKYFLDTFSRKLKSSFEEHAPRFLDNIAPDDGRYLLVKQQIETLTRHTGASELSVLDVGCGKGRYLARLAQEPFAARLALYGSDLSTTVLRYVPSGIKTQQGTCLNLGYPSESFDFVFSCEALEHCVYTEGALQELWRIVKPGGVLLIIDKNSALLGNLQILDTEQWFDTQTVQGILTDLGGSVSAHEGVPCEGRNDKLFTAWISQKNGSALSQNLSFTDWNKVIVGSATPDAMAERVLSGNIPEWISVMLEESRPGDACLELGSGSGLLSASLAKQGRKTSLLDFSADSLAFSKRLYDELNLSGEFTHADVLQPLPFADATFDCVWSSGLLEHFSDAEIQHIVSDSARISRGIVLSLVPNAASIPYRIGKWHQEQTGKWQYGYEDPKYTVAPFFEKANLHGIREYTVSWKHALKFMSFDGATALRGLFEQWYDSLSERDIKMLPQGYLLVTVGSKKS, encoded by the coding sequence ATGAGGGCCATCCTGAAAGATTTTGAAGACAAGTTCGGGCGCAAACCGCGTGTGCTTATCCTGGCCGACGTGCCAGGATGGGCTTACGACATAAACAGCAAGGGAATACAGAAAGCCTTGGCTGACGACTTTGAAATCGAAATCGCCTACCTGCATCACGGGGAGGCCCCTGATCCCCGTCCCGACTATTTTGATATCTATCATATTTGCTGTTGGGTGGACATTGTCGATCACTGGCATATCGACCCGCGGCGGATTGTCAAAGAGGTATCCAGCCACCGATGGGAAGATCCCGGACAGTGGGGACCGCTCACCACAAAGCAATTTTGCGAAAAATATTTGGCGGATTCAGGCGTCATCACGGCGGTGTCGAAACGCCTGCATGAGAGCGTGGGCAAAATCAGACCGGTCCTGTTGGCCCCTAACGGCGTGAGCGGCTTCTTTGAGCCCGGCCCCCCAAAGACAGGCGACCTGACGTTTGGCTGGGCCGGCAATGCCAACGACCCCTGCAAGGGACTGCGCGACATCCTGCAACCCGCCTCATACCGCCTGATAAACCTCAATATCGCTCCGGGCAACGTGGCGCATGAAGAAATGCGGCAGTTCTATCAAAAGACCGATGTGCTTTGTGTCGCTTCGACCAAAGAAGGTGAGCCGCTGCCCTTGCTGGAAGGGATGCGTTGCGGTTGTTTCCCGATATGCACGGATGTCGGTATTGTCCCGGAATTGATCCGCCACGAAGAGAACGGTTTGATCGTGGAGCGCACCCCGGAGGCGTTTCGCAAGGCCTTCAAATGGTGCCTTGAACATCCGGAGCGGATTCGCGCCGCCAGCGAGGCCAACAGCGAGCTCATCCGCAAGACGCGCAGTTGGGACCGGCTGAAGGGAGCCTGGCGCAGGGCGTGGTGCGAGGCGTTGCGGTATCATACGCAAAATAAAAGCACAGAGGGAACAGGGGTTGTACCCGATCTTCCAACCGATGCGGTAAAACAAATGCCAAAGAAGAAAAAGAACATTTCGCTGATTACCCGTTTCTACAAGACGCTCGCGTGGATTGACGCGCATTCTCTCGCTTCCGGCGGCATAGCCGTTTCCAGTGCGCACAAAACGCCATACCCCGAAGTGACGGGATACTACATCCCCACTTTGATCGCCTGGGGAGAGCGGGAGAAGGCCATTCAGTTCGGCCAGTGGTTGCTCTCCATACAGCGGGAGGACGGTTCGTTTCCCGGGCCGGACGACCATGCCCCATATGTTTTCGATACGGGACAGATCGTTCGCGGGCTGCTTGAATTGACTCGCCAGGGACTGCTTGACTGCACCGATGCCTTGGAAAAGGCCTGTGGTTGGATAACGCACTTCATCGAAGAAAGCGGGGAGATTCGTTGTCCCGACTTGTCGCAGTGGGGAACGGGCGCCGTCCCGGCTGGGGTCCTTCTCTACGCACTGGAACCCGTCAGGCGCGCGACCGAACTGTTGCGCAGACAAGATATGATCGCCGCCGTGGATCGTTGTGTCGCACACTTTCTGCGTTCCCCCGATCTCGTTGATTTTACCTGCTTGTCGCATTTTCATGCCTATATCCTCGAAGGATTGTTTGATCTCGGGTATGAAGATCTCTGCCGCAAGGGGATGGAAAAGGCGCTCTCCCGGCAGTTGCCCGACGGCGGCCTTCCGGCCTACCGGGATGTCTCTTGGGTGTGCTCCACCGGCATGTTCCAATACGCTGGATTGCTGTATAAAATGGGGAGAAAAGAAGAAGCCGACCGGTATTTTGCCTATATGGCTTCCTTGCAGAATCCAACTGGTGGTTGGTTTGGAAGCTACGGAGCCGGAAAGACGTATTTCCCCGATGCCGAGATATCGTGGGCAAGCAAGTATTTCCTTGATACGTTTTCGCGCAAATTAAAGAGTTCCTTTGAAGAACATGCGCCACGTTTCCTCGACAATATCGCTCCGGATGACGGCCGATACCTGTTGGTAAAACAGCAGATCGAAACCCTTACGCGGCACACTGGCGCTTCCGAATTGTCCGTGTTGGACGTCGGTTGCGGCAAGGGGCGTTACCTTGCCCGTCTTGCCCAGGAACCGTTTGCCGCAAGACTTGCCTTGTATGGCAGCGACCTGTCCACGACGGTTTTGCGCTACGTCCCCTCCGGCATCAAAACACAACAGGGGACATGTCTGAACCTCGGCTATCCGAGCGAGTCCTTTGACTTTGTCTTCTCCTGTGAAGCGCTTGAGCATTGCGTTTACACCGAAGGCGCACTGCAGGAGCTTTGGCGCATCGTGAAGCCGGGTGGAGTTTTGTTGATCATAGACAAAAACAGTGCGTTGCTTGGGAATCTACAGATACTGGACACGGAGCAGTGGTTTGACACCCAAACGGTCCAGGGCATTCTGACCGACCTGGGCGGGAGCGTCTCCGCCCATGAGGGTGTCCCCTGCGAAGGACGCAACGACAAGTTGTTTACTGCGTGGATCTCCCAAAAGAACGGATCGGCACTGTCACAAAACCTGTCCTTTACCGACTGGAACAAAGTCATCGTCGGCAGCGCAACACCAGACGCGATGGCGGAACGCGTACTCTCGGGGAACATACCCGAATGGATATCGGTCATGCTGGAAGAAAGCCGCCCGGGGGATGCGTGCCTTGAATTGGGAAGCGGATCGGGGCTCCTCTCCGCTTCCCTGGCGAAACAGGGGCGAAAGACCTCCTTGCTCGATTTCAGCGCCGACAGCCTGGCCTTCTCGAAAAGGCTTTACGATGAACTGAACCTAAGCGGCGAATTCACCCATGCGGATGTCCTGCAGCCGCTGCCGTTTGCGGATGCGACGTTTGATTGCGTCTGGAGCAGCGGATTGCTGGAGCACTTCAGCGACGCGGAAATACAACATATCGTTTCAGACTCCGCGCGGATTTCAAGAGGGATCGTTCTGTCTCTGGTTCCCAATGCGGCGTCAATCCCCTACAGGATCGGCAAGTGGCACCAGGAACAGACCGGGAAATGGCAATATGGGTACGAAGATCCCAAATACACCGTTGCGCCCTTTTTTGAAAAAGCGAACTTACATGGCATTCGAGAATACACAGTCTCATGGAAGCATGCGCTCAAATTCATGTCTTTCGACGGCGCAACGGCACTTCGCGGCCTTTTTGAACAATGGTATGACTCGTTGAGCGAAAGGGATATAAAAATGCTGCCCCAGGGCTATCTGCTGGTGACGGTCGGCAGCAAAAAATCATGA
- a CDS encoding glycosyltransferase family 4 protein, with the protein MRLLRDDYFNPKKAFKKVYIVSPYEPDGVREINGYSVIGVKGRATLDVISHISPDLIRGYGGYWACDLAIYASILGAPNCPVYVSVHDPNPKNIHPTLVFPDRVHCTSSIVRDAVLRTGRDEASTCIVPNWVSPESFYPDDSLPELPAEWGDLAGCLPILHVGRKTEQKNIETLIGALKALPQQYIAIFIGQGDDMVYKRLAKHLGVETRCFWVPTVDNDEIRKWYSWCHVMCTPSRWEGFGIVFIEAAACGAPIVTSNIPPMNEILTHEHDALLVDAHESPTALAQSIQRCSDKALARRLSRNAVETSKKYYKETVQALEAKMMRTTERRQVSPELDGLRREQALAYFAMR; encoded by the coding sequence GTGCGTTTGTTGCGGGATGACTATTTCAATCCCAAAAAGGCTTTCAAAAAAGTTTATATTGTCAGTCCATACGAGCCTGACGGAGTGCGGGAAATCAACGGCTACAGCGTTATCGGCGTGAAGGGCAGGGCCACGCTTGACGTGATTTCACACATCTCGCCCGACCTGATCAGAGGGTATGGCGGCTACTGGGCCTGCGACCTTGCCATATACGCATCCATTCTCGGCGCTCCGAATTGCCCCGTCTATGTGAGCGTTCATGATCCCAACCCCAAGAATATTCACCCGACATTGGTGTTCCCGGACCGTGTTCATTGCACCAGCAGCATCGTCCGCGACGCGGTGTTGCGCACGGGGAGGGACGAAGCCTCCACATGCATTGTGCCGAACTGGGTCAGCCCGGAGTCCTTTTATCCTGACGACTCCTTGCCGGAGTTGCCTGCGGAGTGGGGGGATCTTGCGGGATGCCTGCCGATTCTGCATGTCGGAAGAAAGACGGAACAAAAGAACATTGAAACGCTTATTGGCGCGCTAAAAGCTTTGCCGCAGCAGTATATCGCGATATTTATCGGGCAAGGCGACGACATGGTATACAAGAGGTTGGCGAAACATCTCGGAGTCGAGACGCGTTGCTTTTGGGTGCCTACTGTAGACAATGACGAGATCAGGAAATGGTACTCCTGGTGCCATGTCATGTGCACACCCTCCCGTTGGGAAGGGTTTGGTATCGTGTTTATTGAAGCGGCCGCTTGCGGCGCGCCTATCGTTACATCCAACATCCCCCCCATGAACGAGATTCTGACGCATGAACACGACGCGCTTTTGGTCGATGCCCATGAATCGCCAACGGCGCTGGCGCAAAGCATACAGCGATGTTCGGACAAGGCGCTTGCCCGTCGCCTTTCTCGGAACGCAGTCGAAACCTCGAAAAAATACTATAAGGAAACCGTCCAGGCGCTTGAGGCGAAGATGATGCGAACAACGGAAAGACGACAGGTCAGCCCAGAGTTGGATGGTCTTCGGCGCGAGCAGGCGCTTGCCTATTTCGCAATGAGATAA